A genomic window from Colletotrichum destructivum chromosome 7, complete sequence includes:
- a CDS encoding Putative cytochrome P450 — protein MTLLKYATPQSLEKLGPLLQWKLLVVAAIPLLVIFYLQRSKAPTLDIKQFSHFPQPEEADPQRGHWPWIEKSAALGDPRRAFDEILYEQAQKLGFPPVLLVDWRPIEKFLILFILDNEVAEQVTKPSKQYSTSVPKHPAIQHLAPLVGARSLVTTDGDEWKGLRKRILPGFQPQHLLSLVKVIVEKSQTFIELMEQKAATGEEFCLEGYTTNLAFDVIGIVTFDMNLNAQIDGKQSDVLLTYSALSQAFNKRVPGKHWLRTYFTENERTIRRLDKRLDGILKEEIVKQHKKLVAGDATASRSVATLSLHGIDVLTPEILQQTSDTLRGFLFAGHDTTSILLQWCFYELHRRPSSAKALKDELDEVFGADTSPKSVIEQLLSPEAGKLLSRLPYTDAVIKEALRLHPPGTTARVAPKGSNTTLTLPNGQQLVVDDLCVTPRAYIIQRHPKLFGETKDDFIPERWLGEEGAKIPDSAFRPYERGPRRCTGSELANLEVRIVLACVARHFEFVKVGQGELELDEKEQPVLDDKGFYKTKSTMFSTHLVTAKPVDGMKVKVRINGQTQ, from the exons ATGACCCTACTCAAGTACGCTACGCCGCAAAGCCTCGAGAAGCTTGGTCCGCTTCTGCAGTGGAAGCTTCTCGTCGTGGCCGCCATCCCGCTTCTTGTGATCTTCTATCTTCAACGGTCCAAGGCCCCTACCCTCGACATCAAGCAATTCTCGCACTTCCCCCAGCCGGAAGAGGCGGATCCGCAAAGAGGACACTGGCCATGGATCGAGAAATCCGCGGCTCTCGGTGATCCTCGCAGGGCTTTTG ATGAAATCCTCTACGAACAAGCACAGAAGCTCGGTTTCCCGCCCGTCCTCCTAGTCGACTGGCGCCCGATCGAGAAGTTCTTGATTCTGTTCATTCTGGACaacgaggtcgccgagcagGTTACCAAACCATCGAAGCAGTACAGTACCAGCGTGCCGAAGCATCCCGCCATTCAGCATCTGGCTCCTCTGGTCGGCGCGCGTTCTCTTGTTACGACGGAT GGAGATGAATGGAAGGGCTTGCGCAAGAGAATCCTGCCTGGCTTCCAGCCGCAACATCTCCTCAGTCTGGTGAAGGTCATCGTGGAAAAGTCGCAAACCTTTATCGAGCTTATGGAGCAGAAGGCCGCCACTGGTGAGGAGTTCTGCTTGGAAGGGTATACCACGAATCTGGCTTTCGACGTCATTG GTATCGTCACATTTGACATGAACCTCAACGCGCAGATTGATGGCAAGCAGAGTGATGTGCTGTTGACGTACAGCGCGTTGTCGCAGGCCTTCAACAAGCGGGTGCCCGGAAAACACTGGTTGCGGACCTACTTCACCGAGAACGAGCGCACAATCAGGCGCCTTGACAAGAGGCTCGACGGCATTCTCAAGGAAGAGATCGTTAAGCAGCACAAGAAGctggtcgccggcgacgccacGGCATCCCGAAGTGTGGCGACACTGAGTCTGCACGGCATCGATGTTCTGACTCCCGAGATTCTCCAGCAGACGAGCGACACTTTGCGGGGTTTCCTCTTTGCCGGCCATGACACGACGAGTATCCTGTTGCAATGGTGTTTCTACGAGCTTCATAGGCGCCCCTCTTCGGCGAAAGCTCTGAAGGACGAGCTTGACGAAGTTTTCGGCGCGGACACGAGTCCGAAGTCTGTCATTGAGCAGCTCTTGAGCCCTGAAGCCGGAAAGCTGTTGAGCCGTCTGCCCT ATACCGACGCAGTTATCAAAGAGGCTCTCAGACTTCACCCGCCCGGCACGACAGCCAGAGTCGCCCCCAAAGGATCCAACACCACTCTGACTTTGCCAAACGGGCAacagctcgtcgtcgacgacctgtGTGTAACACCGAGGGCTTACATCATCCAACGCCATCCCAAGCTCTTTGGCGAGACCAAGGATGACTTCATCCCCGAACGGTGGCTCGGAGAAGAGGGAGCCAAGATTCCGGATAGCGCGTTCAGGCCATACGAGAGAGGCCCGAGACGCTGTACCGGGTCGGAGCTTGCGAACCTCGAGGTTCGCATCGTCCTGGCTTGTGTCGCGAGACACTTTGAATTCGTCAaggtcggccagggcgagctggagctggatgAGAAGGAACAGCCTGTGCTCGACGACAAGGGTTTCTACAAGACCAAGTCCACGATGTTTTCC ACTCACCTTGTCACCGCGAAACCCGTTGACGGGATGAAAGTGAAGGTTCGCATCAACGGTCAGACGCAGTAA
- a CDS encoding Putative glucose-methanol-choline oxidoreductase, FAD/NAD(P)-binding domain superfamily: MKLITVTSALLALGETASASLYPRSNTTTTIRNTTYDYIVAGAGTAGIVAAERLAASGLSVLLVERGGPSLYMSGYRKTMPWNDTVTMYDVPGMSDYTGADPDLQYCRDLVIAAGCMLGGSTMLNALMFVRPRAADFAGWPEEWRWENGVALAAEEFYERLPGTILASEDGKRYDDGAYEIMSRFLDANGWSEQDALNDVEAKELMYSHPPWSIAHGLRDSPVRSILPDAEALPNFTLELHAKVLRAVRDGGLVTGVEVENDSGAREIINLAKGGSLVLAAGSHSTPRVLFNSGIGPAAQIEIVAAGTTGITLPPREQWIELPVGENLKDHAVATVVFQTEKDALVALPDAAWTDPGQESVELFARGSGLLAQSGQRLNFWTSVNATADGATRYIQGTVRADANDTIGVKVYLTHGTTSAGTVGITADGTTNMTRTPLLHTEGDREALIKMVDTLLGYARQPGSILSVAGNASAEAIVATAGSGSHYLGTAQMGARNDGNSVVDPDTRVWGTENLFVVDGSIHPEVPTGNTQAPIMVAAAFAAKRILALNAH, encoded by the exons ATGAAGCTCATCACTGTGACCTCGGCGCTCCTCGCGCTGGGTgagacggcctcggccagcctGTACCCCCGGTCCAACACGACGACTACGATCCGCAATACGACGTACGACtacatcgtcgccggcgccgggacCGCTGGCATCGTGGCCGCCGAACGCCTTGCCGCCTCGGGCCTCAGcgtgctcctcgtcgagcgcgGCGGGCCGTCCCTCTACATGTCGGGCTACCGCAAGACCATGCCGTGGAACGACACCGTCACCATGTACGACGTGCCCGGCATGTCCGACTACACGGGTGCCGACCCGGACCTGCAGTACTGCCGggacctcgtcatcgccgctgGCTGCATGCTCGGCGGCTCGACCATGCTCAACGCCCTCATGTTCGTCCGgccgcgcgccgccgacttcGCCGGGTGGCCCGAGGAGTGGCGCTGGGAGAACGGCGTCGcgctcgcggccgaggagttTTACGAGCGTCTCCCGGGCACCATCCTGGCGTCCGAGGACGGCAAGCGgtacgacgacggcgcgtACGAGATCATGTCgcgcttcctcgacgccaacggctGGAGCGAGCAAGACGCCTTGAACGATGTCGAGGCGAAGGAGTTGATGTACTCCCACCCCCCGTGGTCG ATCGCCCATGGCCTGCGTGACAGCCCCGTACGATCCATCctccccgacgccgaggcgctGCCCAACTTCACCCTCGAGCTGCACGCCAAGGTCCTCCGCGCCGtgcgcgacggcggcctcgtgacgggcgtcgaggtcgagaacgACTCGGGCGCCCGGGAGATCATCAACCTGGCTAAGGGCGGATCGCtcgttctcgccgccggctcccacTCGACGCCTCGCGTGCTCTTCAACTCGGGAATCGGCCCGGCCGCGCAGATCGAGATCGTCGCGGCCGGCACGACGGGCATCACGCTGCCGCCCCGCGAGCAGTGGATCGAGCTGCCCGTCGGCGAGAACCTCAAGGACCACGCCGTCGCTACCGTCGTCTTCCAGACCGAGAAGGACGCGCTGGTCGCCCTGCCGGACGCGGCGTGGACGGACCCGGGCCAAGAGTCGGTCGAGCTCTTCGCGCGCGGCAGCGGCCTGCTGGCGCAGTCGGGCCAGCGCCTCAACTTCTGGACCAGCGTCAACGCCACCGCTGACGGCGCCACGCGCTACATCCAGGGCACCGTCCGCGCGGATGCCAACGACACGATCGGCGTCAAGGTGTACCTCACGCACGGcacgacctcggccggcacCGTCGGCATCACGGCGGACGGCACGACCAACATGACGCGCACGCCGCTCCTGCACACCGAGGGCGACCGCGAGGCGCTGATCAAGATGGTCGACACGCTGCTAGGCTACGCCCGGCAGCCAGGCAGCATCCTCAGCGTCGCCGGGAACgcgtcggccgaggccatcgtcgccacggccggcagcggcagccacTACCTGGGCACCGCCCAGATGGGCGCCCGGAACGACGGGAacagcgtcgtcgacccggaCACCAGGGTCTGGGGCACCGAGAACCTGTTCGTCGTGGACGGCAGCATCCACCCCGAGGTGCCGACGGGCAACACGCAGGCGCCCATCATGGTGGCTGCTGCGTTTGCCGCCAAGAGAATCCTGGCTCTGAATGCTCACTGA
- a CDS encoding Putative chitobiosyldiphosphodolichol beta-mannosyltransferase ALG1 — translation MSLVPLVLSVLAGVVTTLVAALGINFVTRLLPTRYHAAENPKDDHIQILVLGDIGRSPRMQYHALSVMKHGGKVDLVGYKETARHPDLVGNERVALYPLPPLPTVFKWNTLPFLINKPAKVVWQAWSIFYVLAYTAPPARWIIIQNPPSIPTLHLALLVSLLRGSHLLIDWHNYGWSIMATGRSQKNPLVWIYKKYETYFGRIVPTANLTVTDAMARQLKEKPYSFKKPIFTLHDRPAEVFRPIESSESRLAFLSRLKETKDVAQQIIDGTTRLIVSSTSWTPDEDFGLLLDSLVAYAHPEEAVTDNGAGRHPILAIITGKGPQKAEYEEKIKNLRLEGKLPGITILTAWLSTREYATLLSCADLGVCLHKSSSGVDLPMKVVDMFGSGLPVAAYSAYESFGELVKEGVNGCGFETATELAEVLTRLLSEGGKDELRSLKAGAAKEGSLRWDEEWDRVVGRVVGVIDS, via the exons ATGTCGCTGGTGCCTCTCGTGCTCTCCGTCCTTGCTGGCGTTGTCACCACactcgtcgccgccttggGCATTAACTTTGTCACGCGTTTGCTTCCAACCCGTTACCACGCGGCTGAGAACCCCAAAGATGACCACATCCAGATCTTGGTGCTGGGCGACATAGGCCGCAGCCCTAGGATGCAGTACCATGCCCTGAGTGTCATGAAGCATGGAGGAaaggtcgacctcgtcggctACAAAGAGACGGCTCGCCACCcggacctcgtcggcaacgAGAGAGTTGCTCTATACCCCCTGCCTCCCTTACCGACCGTCTTCAAATGGAACACCTTGCCGTTCCTCATCAATAAGCCCGCCAAGGTGGTCTGGCAAGCCTGGTCCATCTTCTACGTCCTGGCCTACACGGCGCCACCAGCCCGATGGATCATCATTCAG AACCCCCCGTCCATCCCGACCCTGCACCTAGCTTTGCTCGTGTCTCTTCTGAGAGGAAGTCATCTCCTCATTGACTGGCATAACTACGGCTGGTCTATCATGGCCACCGGCCGCAGCCAGAAGAACCCTCTGGTGTGGATCTACAAGAAGTATGAGACATACTTTGGCAGAATCGTGCCCACCGCCAATCTCACCGTTACCGACGCCATGGCCCGCCAGCTCAAAGAGAAGCCCTACAGCTTCAAGAAGCCCATTTTCACCCTGCACGACCGTCCGGCCGAGGTGTTCCGACCCATCGAGTCATCCGAGTCAAGACTCGCTTTTCTCTCACGCCTCAAAGAGACCAAAGACGTCGCCCAACAAATCATCGATGGCACCACCCGCCTTATTGTCAGCAGCACCTCCTGGACACCCGACGAGGACTTTGGCCTGCTCCTGGATTCCCTCGTCGCCTATGCGCACCCGGAAGAAGCCGTCACCGATAACGGCGCCGGGCGGCACCCTATCctggccatcatcaccggcaAGGGCCCCCAAAAGGCCGAGTacgaggagaagatcaagAACCTCCGCCTCGAGGGCAAGCTCCCCGGCATCACGATCCTGACCGCCTGGCTGTCCACCCGCGAGTATGCCACACTCCTCTCCtgcgccgacctcggcgtctGCCTGCACAAGTCGAGCTCCGGAGTCGACTTGCCGATGAAAGTGGTCGACATGTTCGGCTCGGGTCTACCTGTGGCAGCGTATTCTGCGTACGAGAGCTTCGGCGAGCTGGTCAAGGAGGGCGTGAACGGATGCGGCTTTGAAACGGCCAcagagctggccgaggttTTGACAAGGCTGTTGAGTgagggcggcaaggacgAGCTGAGGAGTCTGAAAGCAGGGGCTGCGAAGGAAGGCAGCCTGCGCTGGGACGAAGAATGGGACCGCGTCGTAGGACGTGTCGTAGGAGTGATTGACAGTTGA